In Aliamphritea ceti, a single window of DNA contains:
- a CDS encoding peptidoglycan DD-metalloendopeptidase family protein: MAGMFNQQLFAMMLLSLLVMTGCSSNSAYAPISDLSAADKRRANTSALRSTNASGYTVRRGDTLYGIAFKYGLDYRQLARANNIDGSYAIYPGQKLSLKTSSVARGSDAAPLADRTTTKPQKTAKPVKTQPRATQKTASKVKNTQNETKVKKPVKKPATAGKSVALAANRKLQWRWPTKGRIVQGYSSSGKVNKGINFLGERGESVFAAESGKVVYVGSGLLGYGNLVIINHNQTYLSAYGHNSKILVRENDVVNIGDKIAEIGSSGATRNMLHFEIRRNGSPVDPKKYLPKRR, from the coding sequence ATGGCTGGAATGTTCAACCAACAATTATTTGCAATGATGCTTCTGTCGTTGTTGGTAATGACTGGTTGTTCCAGCAATAGCGCTTATGCGCCTATCAGTGATTTATCCGCAGCTGACAAGCGTAGAGCAAACACCAGTGCACTGCGAAGCACTAATGCCAGTGGTTACACAGTGCGCCGAGGTGATACCTTATATGGTATCGCATTCAAATACGGGCTTGATTACCGCCAACTGGCCCGCGCGAATAATATTGATGGCTCTTATGCTATTTATCCCGGTCAAAAACTTTCTCTGAAAACGTCTTCGGTTGCCCGTGGTTCTGACGCGGCACCTTTAGCAGACCGGACTACTACAAAACCTCAAAAAACTGCTAAACCTGTTAAAACACAGCCACGTGCAACGCAAAAAACAGCATCTAAAGTAAAAAATACCCAAAATGAGACTAAAGTTAAAAAGCCTGTGAAAAAGCCTGCTACGGCGGGCAAGAGCGTAGCTTTAGCGGCAAACCGGAAGCTGCAATGGCGCTGGCCAACCAAAGGCAGGATTGTACAGGGCTATAGCAGCAGTGGTAAGGTTAATAAAGGTATCAACTTTTTGGGTGAGCGGGGAGAGTCTGTTTTTGCGGCTGAATCCGGCAAAGTTGTATATGTCGGTAGTGGGCTCTTGGGTTACGGTAACTTGGTGATAATTAACCATAATCAGACCTATTTGAGCGCTTACGGGCACAATAGCAAAATTCTTGTAAGGGAGAATGATGTTGTAAATATCGGTGATAAGATCGCCGAGATTGGCAGTAGCGGTGCCACCCGTAACATGCTGCATTTTGAGATACGCCGGAATGGGAGTCCGGTCGATCCAAAGAAGTACTTGCCCAAAAGAAGATAG
- the rpoS gene encoding RNA polymerase sigma factor RpoS, whose product MENIENSEQDTATVTPDREESAKPKFMNSGRGKGSMAHNDLLNAKTLDATQLYLNEIGFSPLLSAEEEVYYSRRSLKGDEASRKRMIESNLRLVVKIARRYINRGLTLLDLIEEGNLGLIRAVEKFDPERGFRFSTYATWWIRQTIERAIMNQTRTIRLPIHVVKELNVYLRAARELAQKLDHEPSVEEIAKAVDKPVENVERMFGLNERVTSVDTPVGKDSDKMLLETIPDEESSDPETLLQNSNISGNLNQWLDMLPEKHSEVLSRRFGLRGFEMSTLEEVGREIGLTRERVRQIQVEALRKLREIVERNGLSGEDLLR is encoded by the coding sequence ATGGAAAATATTGAAAATAGCGAGCAAGATACAGCCACAGTAACCCCTGATCGTGAAGAGAGCGCTAAGCCTAAATTCATGAATAGTGGTCGTGGTAAAGGCAGTATGGCGCATAATGATTTATTAAACGCCAAAACCCTGGATGCAACACAACTCTATCTTAATGAGATTGGTTTTTCGCCGTTGTTGTCTGCTGAAGAAGAAGTGTATTACTCTCGGCGGTCTCTTAAAGGCGATGAAGCATCGCGTAAGCGAATGATCGAAAGCAACCTAAGGCTGGTTGTTAAAATCGCCCGACGTTATATAAATCGGGGCCTGACACTTCTGGATCTTATTGAAGAGGGTAACCTCGGGCTGATCAGAGCAGTGGAAAAGTTTGATCCCGAGCGTGGCTTCAGGTTTTCAACCTATGCTACCTGGTGGATACGTCAGACGATTGAACGGGCGATTATGAATCAGACCCGAACAATACGCCTTCCTATTCATGTGGTTAAAGAACTGAACGTGTATTTACGGGCTGCCCGTGAATTGGCTCAGAAGCTTGATCATGAGCCTTCAGTAGAAGAAATTGCCAAAGCTGTTGATAAGCCGGTAGAGAATGTTGAACGAATGTTTGGCCTTAACGAGCGTGTGACTTCGGTTGATACACCGGTAGGCAAAGATTCCGACAAAATGCTGCTGGAAACAATTCCGGATGAAGAAAGTTCTGATCCGGAAACCCTGTTACAGAATTCCAATATCAGCGGTAATCTTAATCAATGGCTGGATATGCTGCCGGAGAAGCATTCTGAAGTATTATCCAGACGATTCGGCTTACGTGGCTTTGAAATGAGTACGCTTGAAGAAGTTGGCCGTGAAATAGGTTTGACCCGTGAAAGAGTAAGGCAAATTCAGGTTGAAGCTTTACGTAAGTTACGTGAAATTGTTGAACGTAATGGGCTCAGCGGAGAAGATTTGTTACGTTAA
- a CDS encoding acetyl-CoA C-acetyltransferase, with protein MRDVVVVAASRTAIGSFNGALASVAASDLGATVIKSLLEKSGIDGSQVEEVIMGQVLAAGCGQNPARQAGVNAGLPVEVSALTINKVCGSGLKAIQLATQAIRCGDADVIIAGGQENMSSSAHVLPNSRNGARMGDWKMVDTMIKDGLWDAFNDYHMGITTENIVEKYGFTREEQDAFAAFSQNKAEAAQAAGKFADEIVPVVIPQRRGDDIVFDTDEQPRAGVTAEALGKLRPAFKKDGSVTAGNSSTINDGAAAVMLCSAEKATELGLPVLARIKSYASAGVDPSIMGTGPICATQKALEKAGWNISDLELVEANEAFAAQAMSVNKDLGWNTEIVNVNGGAIALGHPIGASGCRVFVSLLHEMQRRDAKKGLATLCIGGGMGTALAVERD; from the coding sequence ATGCGTGACGTAGTAGTTGTAGCTGCAAGCCGTACGGCAATTGGTAGTTTTAACGGAGCCCTTGCCTCGGTTGCAGCCAGCGACCTTGGAGCAACTGTAATCAAAAGCCTGTTAGAAAAATCAGGCATTGATGGCAGCCAGGTAGAAGAAGTCATCATGGGCCAGGTACTGGCCGCAGGCTGTGGACAAAACCCCGCTCGCCAGGCTGGTGTAAACGCAGGTTTACCCGTTGAAGTTTCTGCACTGACAATCAACAAAGTATGTGGTTCAGGCCTTAAAGCCATTCAGCTGGCAACCCAGGCAATACGCTGCGGCGATGCCGACGTAATCATTGCGGGTGGCCAGGAAAACATGAGCTCATCTGCTCACGTTTTGCCAAACTCCCGAAACGGCGCCCGCATGGGTGACTGGAAAATGGTCGACACTATGATCAAGGACGGCCTGTGGGATGCGTTTAACGACTATCACATGGGTATCACTACTGAAAATATCGTTGAAAAATACGGCTTCACCCGTGAAGAGCAGGATGCATTCGCAGCCTTTTCTCAGAACAAAGCAGAAGCTGCCCAGGCTGCAGGCAAGTTCGCAGACGAAATCGTACCTGTCGTGATCCCACAGCGCCGTGGCGATGACATTGTATTTGACACCGATGAGCAACCACGTGCAGGTGTAACTGCTGAAGCTTTAGGTAAGTTACGTCCGGCCTTCAAAAAAGATGGGTCAGTAACCGCAGGTAACTCTTCAACTATTAACGACGGTGCCGCCGCTGTTATGCTTTGCTCCGCTGAAAAAGCGACAGAGCTTGGCCTACCTGTACTCGCACGTATCAAATCTTATGCAAGCGCTGGTGTCGACCCATCTATTATGGGTACCGGTCCGATTTGTGCGACTCAGAAAGCACTTGAAAAAGCCGGTTGGAATATCAGTGATCTGGAACTGGTTGAGGCCAATGAAGCCTTCGCAGCTCAGGCTATGTCGGTAAATAAAGATCTGGGATGGAACACTGAGATTGTCAATGTAAACGGTGGCGCTATCGCACTGGGCCACCCGATTGGCGCTTCAGGCTGTCGAGTATTTGTTAGCCTGCTACATGAAATGCAACGTCGTGACGCCAAAAAAGGCCTGGCTACATTATGCATTGGCGGCGGAATGGGCACGGCACTAGCTGTTGAGCGAGACTAA
- the panC gene encoding pantoate--beta-alanine ligase: MQTIHSIAELQTVLGNERAAKKRIAFVPTMGNLHEGHIQLIHQANRNADITVASIFVNPLQFGVNEDLDTYPRTLQDDQEKLINADCDYLFAPQLEDMYPNGQVIQTLVEVPGISQLHCGVTRPIFFRGIATVVCKLFGIVRPDVAIFGEKDFQQLMVIRRMTEDLFLPVEIQGAPIARAENGLALSSRNSYLNEAEMQIAPLLNRTIREAIGKLEAGQRDYSEVQANAQQQLEAAGFKPDYFNICRRYDLQPAQPDDKELVLVAAAYLGKARLIDNYVIDL; this comes from the coding sequence ATGCAAACTATACACAGCATTGCAGAACTGCAAACAGTTCTGGGAAATGAGCGTGCTGCAAAAAAGCGCATCGCTTTCGTTCCAACCATGGGTAACCTTCATGAAGGTCATATCCAACTAATTCATCAGGCGAACCGTAATGCTGATATTACCGTCGCCAGCATCTTCGTTAACCCTCTCCAGTTCGGTGTAAATGAAGATCTTGATACCTACCCCCGCACTTTGCAGGACGATCAGGAAAAACTGATTAATGCGGATTGCGACTATTTATTTGCGCCTCAGCTAGAAGACATGTATCCAAATGGCCAGGTTATCCAGACTCTGGTTGAAGTTCCGGGTATTTCGCAATTACACTGCGGTGTTACCCGTCCAATCTTCTTTCGTGGCATAGCAACTGTTGTCTGCAAACTATTTGGTATTGTGCGTCCTGACGTTGCAATCTTTGGTGAAAAAGATTTCCAGCAACTGATGGTTATTCGCCGAATGACAGAAGACCTGTTTTTACCCGTGGAAATTCAGGGTGCCCCTATTGCGCGGGCTGAAAACGGTCTGGCTCTCAGCTCACGAAACAGCTATCTAAATGAAGCTGAAATGCAAATTGCACCTTTGCTGAACCGTACTATTCGCGAAGCCATCGGGAAGCTTGAAGCAGGTCAGCGCGACTATTCAGAAGTACAGGCGAATGCCCAGCAACAGCTTGAAGCTGCAGGCTTTAAACCAGATTACTTCAATATTTGCCGCCGCTATGATTTACAGCCAGCTCAGCCGGATGATAAAGAATTAGTATTGGTAGCTGCCGCTTATCTTGGCAAAGCAAGACTGATCGATAATTATGTTATTGACCTGTAG
- the panB gene encoding 3-methyl-2-oxobutanoate hydroxymethyltransferase — MSKVTLHTLFTRKQAGEKFAVLTAYDACFAKQISDAGVEVLLVGDSLGMVLQGNDSTLPVSVEEIAYHTSAVRAGSQNAMIMADMPFMSYGTPAQAMESAAALMQAGAHIVKLEGAAWLDETIELLVQRGVPVCAHLGLTPQTVNVLGGYKVQGRNDDAAQLILDDARRLEQAGASLLLLECVPSELARAVTQAVSIPVIGIGAGADTDGQVLVMHDMLGITPGKKARFVKNFMQEADSISNAFKAYADAVKEGNFPGPEHGFE, encoded by the coding sequence ATGAGCAAGGTTACCCTACACACACTATTTACCCGAAAGCAGGCCGGTGAGAAGTTCGCGGTTCTGACTGCGTACGATGCCTGTTTTGCCAAGCAAATCAGCGATGCGGGTGTTGAAGTGTTACTGGTAGGTGATTCCTTAGGAATGGTCCTCCAGGGCAATGACAGCACTCTGCCCGTTAGCGTTGAAGAAATCGCCTATCATACCTCTGCCGTTCGCGCAGGAAGCCAGAACGCAATGATCATGGCGGATATGCCATTCATGAGTTATGGCACTCCAGCCCAGGCAATGGAAAGCGCAGCCGCATTAATGCAGGCAGGTGCACACATCGTCAAGCTTGAGGGCGCTGCCTGGCTCGACGAAACCATAGAGCTGCTGGTACAGCGAGGCGTCCCCGTATGCGCCCATCTTGGCTTAACACCACAAACGGTTAACGTCCTCGGTGGTTATAAGGTGCAAGGACGTAATGACGACGCTGCACAACTAATCCTTGATGACGCCCGTCGCCTGGAGCAGGCTGGTGCCAGCCTTTTGTTACTGGAATGCGTGCCAAGCGAACTGGCCCGAGCTGTTACCCAAGCTGTGAGTATCCCTGTCATTGGCATAGGCGCAGGTGCTGATACTGATGGACAGGTACTGGTTATGCACGACATGCTAGGTATCACTCCGGGTAAGAAAGCCCGTTTCGTGAAAAATTTTATGCAGGAAGCTGACAGTATTTCCAATGCCTTTAAGGCATATGCCGATGCTGTCAAAGAAGGCAACTTTCCTGGGCCGGAACACGGCTTCGAATAA
- the folK gene encoding 2-amino-4-hydroxy-6-hydroxymethyldihydropteridine diphosphokinase, which translates to MTDTNNWQLCYIGLGSNLEDPRSQVSNALEELAALPNCRAHASSHLYRSDPVGPPGQPDYINAVACFETTLEPLALLDALQAIEQAHQRVRIQHWGPRTLDLDLLLYGEQTIQNERLTVPHAFMTERSFVLYPLAELAPHIALPDGTRIAELLKSCPIGTLEAIDQ; encoded by the coding sequence ATGACTGATACGAACAACTGGCAACTTTGCTACATCGGACTCGGCAGTAATCTTGAAGACCCTCGTAGCCAGGTCAGCAATGCACTGGAAGAATTAGCAGCACTGCCTAACTGTCGCGCACACGCCAGCTCACACCTTTATCGCAGTGATCCTGTTGGTCCTCCGGGTCAACCAGATTACATCAATGCTGTTGCCTGCTTTGAAACCACCTTAGAACCTCTGGCACTTCTGGATGCTTTGCAGGCTATCGAGCAGGCTCATCAACGGGTAAGAATCCAGCACTGGGGCCCCCGCACGCTGGATTTAGACTTGCTTCTATATGGCGAGCAGACTATTCAGAATGAGCGCCTGACCGTACCTCATGCCTTTATGACAGAACGCAGTTTTGTACTTTACCCTCTGGCAGAACTGGCACCTCATATCGCCCTGCCGGACGGCACTCGGATAGCAGAACTTCTGAAAAGCTGTCCAATAGGTACTCTTGAGGCCATCGATCAGTAA
- the pcnB gene encoding polynucleotide adenylyltransferase PcnB: MEISVLVILVISIAAIFFFLRNASGKRRHNDQPAVASQPASTTDAVNDQYTPAHSSEKEQLVIHQDEHNIPRRHLNDAAMKVVYHLQDEGYEGYLVGGCIRDLLLNKRPKDFDVATNAHPEKAHELFRRSRLIGRRFKLLHVRFGRDLIEVATFRASHDSKQENIDGEHGRQNDSGMIVRDNVYGTIEDDALRRDFTVNALYYCPRDHSIYDFAGGYSDLKNKVLRMIGEPDARYREDPVRMLRAARFAAKLDFDIEPASAEPIKRLAPLLKDIAPARMFDEALKIFQSGHGVASFEQTRHYGLFEQLFQQTAASLKNPQDMPVETLVLNALSNTDRRLQQNKSVTPAFLFAALLWYPMTQRMQRLQDEDGMHPLPALHEAANQVIAAQVRQTAIPRRFSTPIREIWELQLRLSRRQGKRADRLMEHPRFRAAYDLLVLRENSGEKLDGLGEWWTRYQDSNPGNRIEMNREANTDEAPKRRRRRRRPSKPKQQPQND; the protein is encoded by the coding sequence ATGGAAATAAGCGTACTCGTTATACTTGTCATTAGCATCGCAGCAATTTTCTTCTTTCTGCGCAATGCCTCCGGTAAACGTCGGCACAATGATCAGCCTGCTGTGGCCTCTCAACCTGCCTCGACGACTGACGCCGTGAACGACCAATACACTCCTGCTCACTCATCCGAAAAAGAGCAACTTGTTATTCATCAGGATGAACATAATATTCCACGTCGGCACTTAAACGACGCGGCAATGAAAGTTGTCTATCATCTTCAGGATGAAGGTTATGAAGGCTATCTTGTAGGTGGTTGCATTCGCGATCTCCTCTTGAATAAACGCCCAAAAGACTTTGACGTGGCAACTAACGCACACCCGGAAAAAGCTCACGAACTGTTCCGTCGCTCGCGCCTGATCGGCCGTCGCTTTAAGCTTCTGCATGTTCGCTTCGGCCGTGATTTAATTGAAGTCGCTACTTTTCGCGCCAGCCATGACAGCAAACAGGAAAATATTGATGGCGAACATGGCCGTCAAAATGACAGTGGCATGATCGTTCGGGATAATGTCTACGGCACAATTGAAGACGATGCTCTGCGCCGGGACTTTACTGTAAACGCTCTGTACTATTGCCCACGGGATCACAGTATCTATGACTTTGCCGGCGGTTATTCTGATCTGAAAAACAAAGTTCTGCGCATGATAGGCGAGCCAGATGCCCGTTACCGTGAAGACCCGGTAAGAATGCTTCGCGCTGCCCGTTTTGCTGCAAAACTTGATTTTGACATTGAACCAGCAAGCGCTGAACCAATCAAACGTCTGGCACCGCTATTAAAAGACATTGCCCCTGCCCGAATGTTTGACGAAGCGCTGAAAATATTCCAGTCCGGCCATGGCGTCGCTTCATTTGAACAAACCCGTCATTACGGCCTGTTCGAACAGCTATTCCAGCAAACCGCAGCCAGCCTGAAGAACCCACAGGACATGCCGGTTGAAACTCTAGTGCTAAATGCATTGAGCAATACCGACAGACGCCTACAGCAAAACAAAAGCGTTACACCAGCTTTTTTGTTCGCAGCACTTCTCTGGTATCCGATGACTCAGCGTATGCAACGCCTTCAGGACGAAGATGGCATGCACCCCTTACCTGCCTTGCATGAAGCAGCAAACCAGGTAATTGCTGCACAAGTTCGTCAAACTGCGATTCCACGGCGTTTCTCTACACCTATAAGAGAAATCTGGGAATTACAATTACGCCTTTCCCGTCGCCAGGGTAAACGCGCAGACCGCCTGATGGAGCATCCGCGCTTCCGGGCAGCTTACGATTTACTGGTACTGCGTGAAAACAGTGGTGAAAAACTCGATGGTCTGGGTGAATGGTGGACACGTTATCAGGATAGCAATCCGGGTAACCGTATCGAAATGAATCGTGAAGCAAATACTGACGAGGCTCCAAAGCGCCGTCGCCGTCGCCGTCGCCCTTCTAAGCCAAAGCAGCAGCCTCAAAATGACTGA
- a CDS encoding sigma-54-dependent transcriptional regulator, protein MSRILIVEDESIIRSALRRLLEKNDYDVADAASVDQATSENNLESFDLIISDLRLPGAPGTDLITLANQVPVLIMTSYASLRSAVDAMKLGAVDYIAKPFDHEEMLASVANILQRTAKPSNSESKDSEPQPSQNTITGNSAPMLELFKRLSKVAKTNATVLIQGESGTGKELTAREIHQQSPRANAPMISVNCASIPDTLIESELFGHEKGAFTGADTSRSGLIEAANGGTLFLDEIGELPLEAQARLLRFLQEGEIRRVGAVNSKQVDVRLVAATHRNLKAMAKQGLFREDLYYRLYVMELHMPPLKDRGQDILDIAQQFLRNSGSKNNKSNLKFSHHASQTMLHYRWPGNVRELQNAVERAVILADGDFIDTDLLGLDLEVDSLASLETNFVATHKNSMPTAINSAANDSNRQDQQNLSLDDYFQRFVLDNQEGMSETALAKKLGISRKCLWERRQKLGIPRKPKKA, encoded by the coding sequence ATGAGCCGTATTCTGATAGTTGAAGATGAGAGCATTATCCGCTCTGCATTACGACGACTGCTCGAAAAAAATGACTATGATGTCGCCGATGCGGCATCAGTCGATCAGGCAACCAGCGAAAACAACCTGGAATCATTCGACCTGATCATCAGTGACCTGCGATTACCAGGCGCACCCGGAACTGATCTGATCACACTCGCAAACCAGGTTCCGGTATTAATCATGACCAGCTATGCAAGCTTACGCTCTGCTGTAGACGCCATGAAACTTGGTGCCGTTGATTACATCGCTAAACCATTCGACCACGAAGAGATGCTAGCCTCCGTTGCAAATATTCTGCAACGAACAGCTAAGCCATCAAACTCTGAAAGCAAAGACTCTGAACCCCAACCTTCACAAAACACTATAACCGGTAACAGCGCTCCCATGCTGGAACTATTCAAACGGTTAAGTAAAGTAGCAAAAACCAACGCAACTGTTTTGATACAAGGTGAATCAGGAACGGGTAAAGAACTCACTGCACGGGAAATCCATCAGCAAAGCCCCCGCGCAAATGCACCGATGATTTCGGTAAACTGTGCATCTATACCTGACACATTAATTGAGTCTGAGCTGTTCGGTCACGAAAAAGGTGCCTTCACTGGTGCTGACACCAGCCGTAGCGGTTTAATTGAAGCAGCCAATGGCGGCACATTGTTTCTTGATGAAATAGGTGAACTGCCTTTGGAAGCTCAGGCGCGTTTATTACGTTTTCTTCAGGAAGGCGAAATACGTCGAGTAGGTGCGGTCAACTCCAAGCAAGTTGACGTTCGCCTTGTTGCTGCAACCCACAGAAATCTGAAAGCAATGGCCAAGCAGGGCCTGTTTCGTGAAGACCTGTACTACCGTCTTTATGTAATGGAGTTACATATGCCACCACTGAAAGATCGTGGTCAGGATATTCTCGATATTGCTCAGCAATTTCTACGCAACAGCGGCAGTAAAAATAACAAGTCCAATTTAAAATTCTCTCACCACGCTAGCCAGACCATGCTGCACTACCGTTGGCCAGGCAATGTACGTGAATTACAAAACGCTGTAGAACGCGCAGTCATTCTGGCTGATGGCGACTTCATAGACACTGACTTACTTGGCCTCGACCTAGAAGTCGACTCACTGGCATCGCTGGAAACTAATTTTGTAGCAACCCACAAAAACAGCATGCCAACGGCAATTAACTCAGCTGCTAATGATAGTAACCGCCAAGATCAGCAGAACCTGTCACTTGATGATTATTTTCAGCGCTTTGTGCTCGATAACCAAGAAGGTATGAGTGAAACAGCATTAGCAAAAAAATTAGGCATTAGCCGTAAATGCCTGTGGGAACGTCGTCAGAAACTTGGCATTCCACGTAAACCTAAAAAAGCCTGA